The proteins below are encoded in one region of Hordeum vulgare subsp. vulgare chromosome 3H, MorexV3_pseudomolecules_assembly, whole genome shotgun sequence:
- the LOC123443975 gene encoding uncharacterized protein LOC123443975: MQRLDGTSNAESEALLKSLSMFGRADEYICMFPVPKQAMIHSLKFVAIQYSTWVCRQEHWVDATKIHLTRHQECKRKELSSLDNRKRVIPTANLRPLCDSGCILPAYCSFDAGKARERDRAPDISVGGVSPLFHFSSTIGFLEDVLSPSAGLRSCVFCSGKAARGCTLDDNLPSLILHPKRRDSGDDGSRPDGVAVRKAAGVKEARNAAFVLVAGGLGERLGYKGIKVALPRETTTGKCFLRHYIQSILSLQEASCKIEGECHTKIPFSIMTSDDTNALTIKLLESNSYFG; this comes from the exons ATGCAGAGATTGGATGGTACTTCAAATGCAGAGTCTGAAGCTCTGCTCAAATCTCTATCGATGTTTGGAAGAGCAGATGAATATATATGTATGTTTCCTGTACCAAAACAAGCCATGATCCACTCTCTCAAGTTCGTCGCAATTCAATACTCAACATGGGTGTGCCGAcaggagcat TGGGTTGATGCTACGAAGATCCATCTTACAAGACATCAGGAATGCAAACGCAAGGAGCTATCATCACTGGATAATCGAAAACGAGTAATTCCTACTGCTAATCTGAGGCCTCTTTGCGATTCCGGTTGCATTTTACCAGCCTATTGTTCCTTTGATGCTGGAAAAGCAAGGGAGAGAGACAGAGCGCCTGACATATCAGTAGGCGGTGTATCTCCTTTATTCCACTTTTCTTCAACCATCGGTTTTCTAGAAGATGTGTTGTCCCCCAGTGCTGGCTTGAGATCCTGTGTGTTCTGTTCAG GTAAAGCTGCTAGAGGGTGTACCTTGGATGATAACCTTCCATCTCTGATCCTCCACCCTAAACGAAGGGACAGCGGTGACGACGGTTCCAGACCGGACGGCGTCGCGGTCAG AAAAGCAGCTGGGGTAAAAGAAGCACGCAATGCTGCATTTGTTCTTGTAGCTGGTGGTCTTGGTGAAAGACTTGGTTACAAAGGAATTAAG GTAGCACTCCCCAGGGAGACAACCACTGGGAAATGTTTTCTTCGACATTACATACAGTCTATTTTGTCTTTACAAGAGGCGAGCTGCAAAATAGAGG GTGAATGCCATACGAAGATCCCATTTTCTATTATGACTTCTGATGATACAAATGCACTGACCATCAAGCTTTTGGAATCAAACTCCTATTTTGGATGA